The Methyloceanibacter sp. wino2 nucleotide sequence CCTTGAGAGGGGGCCCAATGCCTAAGACACTGACCCTTGCCGTACTGGCGAGCCTGATTCTACCCGTTCAGGCTCTAGCCCAGTCACCGACGGCGGCGCCAGCGAAGCTCAACGCCGTCCTATGCCAATCCGAATCCCAGGCGGTGGCGCTTGCCCGGTCTATCGCCGCCGGCCACACGGAAACGATTGCCGTCAATCAGGTGAACAAAGCCGCCGGCGCCGAAGTGTGCGGCCGTTACATCGGCGTGGCCGCAGTGGAGGTCGAGAAGACCGCCAATGTGCGGGGCAGCCTGTTCATGCTCGCGGGGCTGCGGTTCGCCGAAGACTCGGTGCTCGCTTGGACCGCGAGCTGGGTAACGCCCTTCGATGGCGCAAATCTGGAAAGGGGAGCCTGAGCCATGCCCGTACCGATGCCATCCGCAGTCGTTCTGATCGTCTGCAAAACCGTCATGCTCCCAGCCGAGCAACATGACATCAACTCCAAGTGGACCGGCTACGAAAACCGTACCTGGGCCATCGAAAACTCGATGATGCAGTGCCGGCGTCAGGAGGTCCAACTGTACGACCAGTCCGAAGCCATGGGCGCGGCGGCCCAGCCCTTCAACCAGCAGCGCTGCCAGAGAGCGAGCCTCATGCTGGGCGTTGAATGGGATCAAGCCCATAGGAGCTCCAGCTACCGCTTCTGGCGCGTCGCCTGCCCGGTGCCGATCGTCGACACTCGGACGGGCGAAGTGATCGCCTGGAAGATGCCGGAATGCGGGCATCGTGATACTGTGATTTGCGAGGTCGACACCGCGATATAACGCGGACCAGCCTCGATCTCACGATCGTCAAAGCGCGCCCTCCAGCGGGAGGGCGGCCGAGGCGTGGGAGGATCCAGGCGATGCCAATGTGGGCGAAAATCTCTGCGGGACTGGTGCTTGCACTGATCTTGCTGGGATTTGCGGCCTTCAAGGCCACGTCCGACAAGTTCGGTCCGCTCGTGCAATCGCACGGCACGACCTATTACGGCGGGGACGGACCGAAAATTGCGACTGTCCCGTGCAAGACCGAAAGCGACATTCGCACGGCCATCGCGCGGGTTCACGCGACCTTCGACCAATACGGAGGCCCGAGCCTAGAGGCGTTCGAGAAGCGAGCCGCGCTCGAAAAGGGGCTGCCTCCGCTGCGCATCGATACACTCTATGTCATCACCGAGGACGATCAGATGCGGGACGGGGGGACCGTTCTGTTCATCGGACTGAAAGCCGACTGCGTGAGCACGGTGTTCAGCTTCCCGGCACGGCTCTACCAGGAACTGGCGGCAGGCCACGGCGGCGGCGTCTGATCTCGTGACCACGACAATTCCCGACGGGCAAGTCGTCTACGCGATCGGCGACATCCATGGCCGCTCCGATCTCCTGACCGAATTGCTGGCGCTGATCGAGAGCGATGCCGCGGCTGCGGGGACGGCCGCGAAGACGCTGGTCTTTCTCGGCGACTATGTGGACCGGGGGCCGGACAGCCGTGGTGTGATCGAGCTCTTGAGCGCGGACCTTCCTCCCGGCTTCGACACGCACTTTCTCAAGGGCAACCACGAACAGTTTCTGCTGGATTTTCTCGACGATCCATCGTCGCTCGATGGGTGGCTTCGCAATGGCGGCGAGCAGACCTTGCGGTCCTACGGTGTGGACATCGACGGCCTCCAAGACCGCCACGCGCCGCCGATGGCGTGGCGGGAGGCCTTCCTGGAAGCGCTGCCGGAGGCTCACTTGCGCTTCCTCACGACCCTCGAACTCAAATGCGTCGTCGGAGATTATGTGTTCGTGCATGCGGGGCTGCGCCCCGGCGTGCCTCTCGACCGACAGGTGCCGCAGGATCTCCTATGGATTAGGCACGAGTTCCTGGATAGCGAGGAGCCGTTCGGGAAGATCGTGGTGCACGGGCACACGCCGGAGCGTACACCGGTGGTTCGGCCGAACAGGATCGGGATCGATACGGGCGCGGTCTTTTCGGGCTCTCTGACGGCGCTGCGTCTCGAGAACGGGACGCGTGCGTTCTTGCGTACGGCGCCCTAGTCGGCGCGACAGGCGCACGCGCTAGCCGCGCTTCTCGGGGCTGTCCGCTACAAGGCCGCGAAGCCGGCTGGTGAGGCTCCCGCCTGACTTCTGAGATTGGCGCTTGGCGCGCCGTGCGGCAAAGCGCCTGGAGAGGCCTTGTGCCTCGTCTTCGTGCTCGCCGGCCGTCTCTTCCACGGCCTCTCCGTGCTCGTCTTCGCCGGCGTCCTCTTCCGCTTCTCCTTCGTCGTCGCCCTGGGAAGCGTAGTGTCCTTGGATCTCGTAGGTTTCGTAGTCCTCTTCGACCTCGTACTCGTCCTCGCCGTTGAAGAGCTCGCCGGCGTAGTCCCGTTCCTCCTGAATGGGCTCGGCCGGCTGGGCTTCCTCGGCCTGATAGGCGGTCTCGGCCTCGGCTTCTTGGGCCTCATGGCCGGCTTCGACGTATTGGCCGAGCTCGGCCGCATAATTCTCTTCGGACGCGTAGGTCTCCTCGGCCTGTTCGTCCACGTAGGGAGCCTGTTGCTCCGGACTTTCGGCGTAGGCCGTTCCTTCGAACTGTGTGGCGGGTTCGGCTGCGCCGTTGCCGGCATAGGCCACGGGTTCGGGCATCGCGGGGGTCTCGTCTTCGACAGCCACGTCGAGTTCGGACTCTTGCTCGGGCTCGTTCTGGACCGCAGCCTGCGCGGCCGCCGCGCTCTGCCAGGCCGGGGGCTGTGTCCGTGCGGCGCTGAGAATTTGCGAGGCGAGGTGGTTGAGCTCACGGCGCAGGAAGGCGATCTCGTCGCTGCTGGTGCGCACACGCTCCAGTTCCTCTTTGGCCCGGGACAGTTCCGCTGCGAGGCGCTGGCTCTCAGCCACGGCGCGGGCGTCGTTCTTGGCGGAGCCGCGCCCGGCCGCACTGCCGCTCTCGAGCGACATGCGCAGCTGGTCGATATCGGCACGTTGGTTGTGGACGGTCCCGCGGGCGATCTTCAACGCGTCTGACTGGGAGGCGACGGTCGTGCGAAGCTCCGCATTCACAGTTTCCAGATCGGACAGCGCCTTCTTCGCGGCCTTGAGCCGGGCGTCGAGATCGGGCAGGCGCCGCTTGATGGTCTGCTGCAGGACGCGGTTGGCGTTCTCGGCCTCGTGCAGTTCGCCCTGGGCGGCCTCCAGATTCCCGTTCAGCTTCTGGATCTCGACCCGGCGCTTGTTGGCCTCGATCAGTTCGCGTGCGGCTTTCTCCTTCGACTTTTCGAGGGCCACCTCCACCTTGCGCAGCTGGATGGCGAAGTCGGCGCGGATCTGGTCCTTGTCGGCCTGAATCTCGGCGAGCGTCATGGGCATGGTGGCTTCGAGCCGGCGCGTGGTGAGCTTGACGGCGCGGTTCCACAATGGGGGCGCAAGCATGAGGCCGAGCAGGCATCCCAAGAAGAAGCCCAACGCCCCGAACATGAACCACTCGATCATCAAGGCCTTTTGTTCCTTGAAATTGGAGCCGCGTAAGCGCTCCGAACGGGCGTTGCGGTGCAATGCCCTATCTGCCCCTCGTGCCGCCGCCGGCGTGTTGCGCCGAGCCTTTCGCGTTAGCCACGAGCAATTCGCCCACGGCACAGCCTTTACGCGCCCGATGATCCGAGACCCGCAAGACCAACGCTACAGCTTCATTAGCGCCAAATTAGAACGGATTCCAGGTCGGCTGGCGAGTATACTTCAAGTAGCCGACATTTGCGCCAAGTCTAAGGCCGACGCCGGAGCGTATGGGGGCGACGACGACGTCGTCCCGGGCCAGATAGGTGACGCCCACGCCGCCCACCAGATAGGCGGAGCCGTCGATCCCGGCGAATCTGTTGTAGATCTCATTAGGATTGTGAAGATTGTAGACCAAAACCATGGTCTTGGAGCCTTCGGCGCCGAAATCATAGCCTAGCGACGGGCCCTGCCAGAACACGCGGTACTGACCGCCATCCGGCGTGTGAAGCGTGCCTTCGCCGTAGCGCAGGCCCGCGACGAACGCGCCGCCTGCCTCTTCACCGGTGATATAGCCGTTGGGCCGGCCTGACTTCTGGAATGTGTATTCGACGGCGCTTGCGAAGCCCGACGAGACCTTGCCGAAGAAGCGGTGACCCGCCCCCTTGATCTCCTCGGCCGAGAATCCGTCGGCGCCATCCAGTCTCTCGGAGGCATAGCCGCTGGCCGCGACATAGGTCTGGCCGGTTTGGGTCTGGCCGGTCTGGGCGGGCTGCTGCTGATAGGTCGGCGGCGGGACGGCGTTGGGATCATAGCCCCCAACGGCCGGGGTGGCCGCGGTGTTCGATCCCGGCTCCGGCACATAGGATTTCGTCGGCTGGTAGGCACCGTTCACGGGCGCGTTCGGAACCGGCATCGAGCCGGCCGATGCGCCGTAGGCGGCATTTTGCGCCTGTGATTCCGGTGCCAGAACAAAGTTTGCAAGGATCGCCGAAAGAGCGGCGATCGCGATGCTGGTAATACGCATGACTAATGCCCCCGGACGCGGGCGCCGGCGTTGCCGCCGGACACGAAGAGGCAAATGCCTCAACCGCAATTGTTGACCGAAAGCGTTACCAAACGGTGGAAGGCTTACCGGGGCGTTAAGACGGTGCGTCCCCAGGCGACGAAGCTGCCGTTTTTCAGCCCGGCATCCGATTTGCCGTAGGCGAAGCGCGCGCCCTTCATGTCCACGACATGGCCGCCGGCCGCTTCCAGCACGGCCTGGCCCGCCGCCGTATCCCATTCCATCGTGGGCGCGAGGCGCGGATAAACGTCCGCATTGCCGCGGGCGATTTCCAGGAACTTCACGGACGATCCGGCGCCGGAGCGCTCCGCGACGGAGAACCCTTCCAGGAACTCCTCGGTCTTTGCGTCCAGGTGAGACAGGCTGACGAGGGCCGTAACGGCCGCGGGATCCGCGGCCCTTGCGTGCAGGCGCTTCTGGGTCAGCACGTCCAGGTCGGCGCCGGCCGCGCTCGGCGGCATCGACGCCTCGATGGCAACGCCGTCGGCGACTGTGACGGCGAGAAGGCCGCGCGCGGGCGCGTACACAATGCCGAAGCACGGAAACCCGTCCTCGATCAGGCCGACATTGACGGTGAAGTCGGAGCGCTTCTTGATGAATTCCTTGGTGCCGTCCAGAGGGTCCACGAGGAAGAAGGTACGGCCCAGTGGCGCCTTGCGGTCCGTCGCCGTTTCCTCGGATACGACCGGGATGGACGGCGCGAAGTCGCGGAGCGCAGCCTCGAGAATGTCGTTGGCGTCCCGGTCCGCCTGCGTCACCGGAGAGTTGTCTTCCTTGTAGTCGATCTCGTCCGTTGCACCGTAGTGGGCCATGATCGCGGCCCCGGCCTTCGCTGCCGCGTCGGTTAGAACTTGTGCGGCGGCGCGAAGATCGAAGACGGTCGCCGGCTCGGCAAGAGCCGCTGTTGTGTGTCTTGGTGCTGACAAGGCAAGATGCTCCAAAGGGCTGTGATTCGGTCTGCGTGTGCGTTCGAGATGATTGCGCCCTTCGTGTAACAGAAATTCGTGGCCTGGCCATGATAACTCCGCAGCGCCACTGCGGACGCGACAAGGAGAAAGCCATGTCGGAGCCGATCGCGCTCGGCGATCTCGACCTTACGGCGCTGGTTTCCAGCCGTATCTGCCACGACATCATCAATCCGGTTTCCGCCATTTCCAACGGTTTGGAGATGTTGGCCGAGGAGCCGGACGACGAGATGCGCGCGGCGGCGATGGATCTGATCCTGAAGAGCGCAACCCAAGCCTCCGCCAAGCTTCAGTTTGCCCGGATCGCGTTCGGCGCGGCAGGATCGGCGGGCGCCGAGATCGACACCCGCGATGCGGAGAAAGTGGCGCAGGCGTTCGTTCAGACGAGCGAGAAGCATCAACTCGTTTGGGACGGGCCCGCGCTTATTCTGCCTAAGAACAAGGTCAAGCTGTTGCTCAACCTGGTCGGGCTCGGGGTCGTGGCGCTGCCCCGCGGTGGCCAAATCCGAGCTGTCATCTCCGGCGATGGTCCAGATGTGTCCTTCACGGTGACATCGACGGGTAAGGCCGCGCGTCTTAGCGACCAGGTCGCCGCGCTGCTCACCGGCGATGCCGCGGGAGAGGTCGATGCCCATTCGATCCAGCCCTATTATGCCGCGCGGGTGGCGCAGGCAGCCGGGATGACCGTCACCACGACGTCCGGCGAGGACGAAGTCGTCTTTCAGGCGCGCTAGGATCTCCAGGACGGGTTTTCGCACTGCCGTCTATCTCGGCGTGCGGGCGGTCATTAGGCCGTCAACGGACCGTAAACCAGGAATCACAGACAATCCGCCCAGTATTTCTTGGGGTTTGGGCAGCGTGAATCACCGGCGATTCGCGCTGGGGTTGAGTCATGGACGATCTCCTAGGCGAGTTTCTGGTCGAGACAGGCGAGCAGCTTGAAGAGCTGGACGCGTGTCTCGTGCGCTTTGAAGCGGACCCGAACGACGCGGAGATGCTCAAAACGATCTTCCGCGTGGCCCACACGATCAAGGGCACGTGCGGTTTCTTCGATCTGCCACGGATAGCCAAGCTCGCGCACGCGGTCGAAGCGCTCATGAGCGGGTATCGGGACGGTGCGCCCGTCTCGTCGGCCGGTGTCACGATCGTTCTCGCCAGTCTCGAGCGGCTCAAACAGATTCTCGCCGTACTCGGCCGCGACGGGACCGAGCCCGAGGGGAACGACGACGACCTGATCCAAGCGCTCACGGCGCTGGCCGAGGGTGATATCGGGACCATCAATGCGGACGCTGGTCCGGACACCTCGCCTGCGTCGCCTGTCCACAATCACCTCGATGCATTGGAACGCGCCTGGCAGGAGGACTTGGTCCAGGCTGCGGATCCGGCGCAGCCTCTCGATGCGTCCCCTGCCGTGGACATGGCTGCCGAGGTGATTTCCGAAGATCGGCCGAGTGCCGAGGTTCAGCCGAGGGCGCTGCGCGTTCAGACCGTTCGGGTCGCCGTCGATACGCTGGAAACCCTGATGACGACGGTGAGCGAGCTCGTGCTCGCCCGCAATCAGCTGATGGATGTCGCGACGCATGCGGATGAGCCGGCCTTCGCGGCGCCGCTGCAGCGTTTGTCCTCTGTCACCGTCGAACTCCAGGACGCGATCATGAAGGCGCGCCTGCAGCCCATCGCCAACGCATGGCAGAAGCTGCCGGTGATTGTCCGCACGCTCTCCACCGAGCTCGGCAAGCCGATGGAGATCACGATGTCGGGCGGCGATACCGAGCTCGACCGGCAGGTTCTTGAGGCGATCAAGGATCCGCTTACGCACATGGTGCGCAATGCCGCGGATCATGGTCTCGAAAGCCCGGAGGAACGTATCGAAGCCGGAAAGCCGGCGTTGGGCCGCATCACCCTCAAGGCGTCGCAGCAGCGGGGCAACATCGTCGTCGAAGTCTCCGACGATGGGCGCGGGCTGGATGTCGGGGCCGTGAGGCGCAAGGCGGTTGCCAACGGATTGGCGACAACCGCTGAGCTTGACGCGCTTCAAGACGAAGAAATTTACGACCTCATTTTTCAGCCGGGCTTCTCGACCGCGGAGACCGTAAGCGAAATCTCGGGCCGGGGCGTCGGCATGGATGTGGTTCGCAGCAATATCGAATCGATCGGTGGTACCGTGGCGCTCGCGTCAACGTCACCGAAGGGTACGACGTTTGTCATCAGGATTCCGCTGACGCTTGCGATCATGTCGGCGCTTATCGTGGATGTGGCCGGTATGCGGTTCGCGATCCCGCAGTTCAGCATCGCCGAACTGGTGCGGGTTGGCGACGCCGCGGCGCACCCCGTCGAAACGATCAACGGGGCGGCCGTTCTTCACCTGCGCGATAGGCTGATCCCGCTGCTGGACTTTGCGGCGGAGCTCGATCTGCGCCGGCAGGACTGGCGCGACATCAACGCCGCTGGGGGAACCGCAGTGATCTTGCACGTCGGAACGCAGCGCTTCGGCATCTTGGTCGACGCCGCCTCCCGGACGGAGGAGATCGTGGTGAAGCCGGTGTGCAAACTGCTGCGGCCGATCGGGATGTATTCCGGCGGGACGATCCTGGGCGATGGCAGCGTCATCATGATCGTGGATCCGCGAGCTCTGTCCGAGATGATCGGGCCGATGGAGGGGATCGAAGACGACACGATCGCGGCGGCACCGGTGGCGCAGGCCGACAATCGCACGGCCATGCTTCTATTCCGGGCCGGTTCGCCGGGCCTCAAGGCCTTGCCTCTGTCGCTCATCACCCGGCTCGAAGAGATTCCCGCCAAGTCGATCGAGACATGCGACGCGCAACAGGTCATTCAGTATCGCGGGGGGCTTCTTCCGCTCGTGCGCCTCGACAAGGCCGAAGCGCCGCAT carries:
- the chpT gene encoding histidine phosphotransferase ChpT, whose protein sequence is MSEPIALGDLDLTALVSSRICHDIINPVSAISNGLEMLAEEPDDEMRAAAMDLILKSATQASAKLQFARIAFGAAGSAGAEIDTRDAEKVAQAFVQTSEKHQLVWDGPALILPKNKVKLLLNLVGLGVVALPRGGQIRAVISGDGPDVSFTVTSTGKAARLSDQVAALLTGDAAGEVDAHSIQPYYAARVAQAAGMTVTTTSGEDEVVFQAR
- a CDS encoding chemotaxis protein CheW, encoding MDDLLGEFLVETGEQLEELDACLVRFEADPNDAEMLKTIFRVAHTIKGTCGFFDLPRIAKLAHAVEALMSGYRDGAPVSSAGVTIVLASLERLKQILAVLGRDGTEPEGNDDDLIQALTALAEGDIGTINADAGPDTSPASPVHNHLDALERAWQEDLVQAADPAQPLDASPAVDMAAEVISEDRPSAEVQPRALRVQTVRVAVDTLETLMTTVSELVLARNQLMDVATHADEPAFAAPLQRLSSVTVELQDAIMKARLQPIANAWQKLPVIVRTLSTELGKPMEITMSGGDTELDRQVLEAIKDPLTHMVRNAADHGLESPEERIEAGKPALGRITLKASQQRGNIVVEVSDDGRGLDVGAVRRKAVANGLATTAELDALQDEEIYDLIFQPGFSTAETVSEISGRGVGMDVVRSNIESIGGTVALASTSPKGTTFVIRIPLTLAIMSALIVDVAGMRFAIPQFSIAELVRVGDAAAHPVETINGAAVLHLRDRLIPLLDFAAELDLRRQDWRDINAAGGTAVILHVGTQRFGILVDAASRTEEIVVKPVCKLLRPIGMYSGGTILGDGSVIMIVDPRALSEMIGPMEGIEDDTIAAAPVAQADNRTAMLLFRAGSPGLKALPLSLITRLEEIPAKSIETCDAQQVIQYRGGLLPLVRLDKAEAPHQADILPVLVFSEGSRVAGLVVDEIVDIVEEPLSIALQSDGEGIAGSAVVRDQAVEIVDVSHYLGSILRQQGAGLAPGTDSPPRVLLVDDGQFFRDMLAPLLRGSGYAVTTASSGQEALDLKEAGIRFDIVVSDIEMPGMDGLELARAIRTDPAWNSVPLIGLSSQQSPRLSEAGRLAGFDVLVGKFDRRSLMQVLANWREFREEAA
- a CDS encoding DUF1134 domain-containing protein, with amino-acid sequence MRITSIAIAALSAILANFVLAPESQAQNAAYGASAGSMPVPNAPVNGAYQPTKSYVPEPGSNTAATPAVGGYDPNAVPPPTYQQQPAQTGQTQTGQTYVAASGYASERLDGADGFSAEEIKGAGHRFFGKVSSGFASAVEYTFQKSGRPNGYITGEEAGGAFVAGLRYGEGTLHTPDGGQYRVFWQGPSLGYDFGAEGSKTMVLVYNLHNPNEIYNRFAGIDGSAYLVGGVGVTYLARDDVVVAPIRSGVGLRLGANVGYLKYTRQPTWNPF
- a CDS encoding metallophosphoesterase family protein, whose amino-acid sequence is MTTTIPDGQVVYAIGDIHGRSDLLTELLALIESDAAAAGTAAKTLVFLGDYVDRGPDSRGVIELLSADLPPGFDTHFLKGNHEQFLLDFLDDPSSLDGWLRNGGEQTLRSYGVDIDGLQDRHAPPMAWREAFLEALPEAHLRFLTTLELKCVVGDYVFVHAGLRPGVPLDRQVPQDLLWIRHEFLDSEEPFGKIVVHGHTPERTPVVRPNRIGIDTGAVFSGSLTALRLENGTRAFLRTAP
- the cysQ gene encoding 3'(2'),5'-bisphosphate nucleotidase CysQ, which gives rise to MSAPRHTTAALAEPATVFDLRAAAQVLTDAAAKAGAAIMAHYGATDEIDYKEDNSPVTQADRDANDILEAALRDFAPSIPVVSEETATDRKAPLGRTFFLVDPLDGTKEFIKKRSDFTVNVGLIEDGFPCFGIVYAPARGLLAVTVADGVAIEASMPPSAAGADLDVLTQKRLHARAADPAAVTALVSLSHLDAKTEEFLEGFSVAERSGAGSSVKFLEIARGNADVYPRLAPTMEWDTAAGQAVLEAAGGHVVDMKGARFAYGKSDAGLKNGSFVAWGRTVLTPR